One genomic segment of Hymenobacter psoromatis includes these proteins:
- a CDS encoding ATP-binding protein yields the protein MAKVNKVKMMSNEDKLAKLDEVFSPTAPIEKRDLFYGRLGQLNDLYSALKQRGAHAVLYGDRGVGKTSLANMAMTVFPDVISSKVTCNRTEDFKGLWSEALKKIRFYSDKKGIGFNAEIRQEAVQLDLFLPEKDEIDSADIQHVFENLSNRLLIIFDEFDSITKDETKTRMADTIKALSDNVPNITILIVGIAGDVNNLLGEHPSLERCLVQIQMPRMSDEELAQIIDNGLKRLELEIIQNVKEKIIEYSSGFPNYTHAICKSAALYAINSESNTVSIEHFTYAVKKCIQTTSQSLRNSYQKSIISSKGPSHFEEVLAACALAELDEYNCFTNSGALSHFKGKKKKGKSTMTTTDLRYYLEGLCKEEKGRILEKIGQGSNIRYQFVNPMMRAFIRLKIYDKRIEANKVLPQLGV from the coding sequence ATGGCTAAAGTTAATAAAGTTAAAATGATGTCTAACGAAGACAAGCTTGCTAAACTGGACGAGGTTTTTAGTCCTACAGCTCCTATTGAAAAACGGGATTTGTTCTACGGAAGGCTTGGTCAATTAAATGACTTGTATAGTGCCTTAAAGCAGCGAGGCGCGCATGCTGTGCTTTACGGTGATAGAGGAGTAGGAAAAACATCCTTAGCCAATATGGCTATGACAGTATTTCCAGACGTAATATCTTCTAAAGTAACGTGCAATCGTACTGAGGATTTTAAAGGTCTATGGAGCGAAGCATTAAAAAAGATTCGATTCTACTCTGATAAGAAAGGGATAGGCTTTAATGCTGAAATTAGACAAGAAGCTGTGCAGCTGGATTTATTTCTACCAGAGAAGGATGAAATTGATTCTGCTGATATTCAGCATGTGTTTGAGAACTTATCAAATAGATTATTAATTATTTTTGATGAGTTCGATAGCATTACAAAAGATGAGACTAAAACGCGGATGGCCGATACTATAAAGGCATTGTCTGATAATGTTCCTAATATAACTATATTAATAGTAGGTATTGCTGGAGATGTCAATAATTTGCTTGGCGAGCATCCATCACTTGAGAGGTGTTTGGTGCAGATACAAATGCCTCGTATGTCAGATGAAGAACTTGCGCAAATTATAGATAATGGTTTAAAAAGGCTTGAGTTAGAGATAATTCAAAATGTTAAAGAAAAAATAATAGAGTATTCTTCTGGATTTCCAAATTATACACATGCTATCTGCAAAAGTGCTGCATTATATGCAATTAACAGTGAGTCTAATACTGTTTCGATAGAACATTTTACCTATGCGGTTAAGAAATGTATCCAAACAACTTCTCAGTCTCTACGGAATTCATATCAAAAATCCATTATTAGTTCAAAAGGTCCTTCTCATTTTGAAGAAGTATTAGCGGCATGTGCTCTCGCAGAATTAGATGAATACAATTGCTTTACTAATAGCGGAGCTTTATCCCATTTTAAAGGTAAAAAGAAAAAAGGCAAATCTACTATGACCACAACTGATTTGCGTTATTACTTGGAAGGACTATGCAAAGAGGAAAAGGGGCGTATCCTAGAAAAAATTGGGCAAGGAAGTAATATAAGATATCAATTTGTAAATCCTATGATGAGAGCATTCATAAGATTGAAAATATACGATAAGCGGATTGAAGCTAATAAAGTATTGCCACAACTTGGAGTTTAG
- the clpB gene encoding ATP-dependent chaperone ClpB, translating into MDFKNFTIKAQEAVQKATELAGANQQQAIETGHLLKALLQNDENTLSFLGKKVGANLANLGQRLDALVTAYPKVSGGSPYLANDAANAVQRANTQMRELGDEFVSVEHLLLGILGGKDSVAGLLKDNGFTEKDLKAAIQELRGGRKVTSQTAEEQYQSLNRYAINLNERVRQGKMDPVIGRDEEIRRVLQILSRRTKNNPVLLGEPGVGKTAIAEGLAQRIVAGDVPENLKDKVLMSLDLGLLVAGAKYKGEFEERLKAVIKEVTDSEGQILLFIDEIHTLIGAGGGGEGAMDAANLLKPALARGELHAIGATTLKEYQKYIEKDKALERRFQAVIVDEPSVPDAISILRGIKEKYELHHGVRITDDAVIAAVELSSRYITDRFLPDKAIDLMDEAAAKLRIELNSMPVELDEIQRRMMQLEIEREAIRREDNHDREAVLSKELAELGSQRDELKAKWEGEKSVLTGIQTEKENIERFKTEAEQAERQGDYGRVAELRYSKIAEAEQRLKTLQDEANANKDGGGMLQEVVTSEDIAEVVAKWTGIPVSKMLQADRDKLLNLENELGKRVAGQSEAIAAISDAVRRSRAGLQDPKRPIGSFIFLGTTGVGKTELAKALAEYLFNDENAMVRIDMSEFQERHSVSRLIGAPPGYVGYDEGGQLTEAVRRKPYSVVLLDEIEKAHPDVFNILLQVLDDGRLTDNKGRVANFKNTIIIMTSNTGADIIQRNFKDLNEYNHEEVVDRTRDEVVERLRQHMRPEFLNRIDEIVMFQPLKRKEIRKIVDIQFRQIQQRLQEAGISLEATDEVLDYLGEQGFDPQFGARPLKRVLQRVILNELSKEILSGRVSKDTVVEAVLEDGAVKFENVEMPAV; encoded by the coding sequence ATGGACTTTAAGAACTTCACTATCAAGGCGCAGGAGGCCGTGCAGAAGGCCACCGAACTCGCCGGGGCCAACCAGCAGCAGGCCATCGAAACCGGCCACTTGCTGAAGGCCCTGCTCCAGAACGACGAGAATACCCTGAGCTTCCTGGGCAAGAAGGTGGGCGCGAACCTGGCCAACCTCGGCCAGCGGCTCGATGCCCTCGTGACGGCCTACCCCAAGGTGAGCGGCGGCTCGCCCTACCTCGCCAACGACGCGGCCAACGCCGTGCAGCGCGCCAACACCCAGATGCGCGAGCTGGGCGACGAGTTTGTGTCCGTCGAGCACCTGCTGCTGGGTATCCTGGGCGGCAAGGACAGCGTGGCGGGCCTGCTGAAAGACAACGGCTTTACGGAGAAGGACTTGAAAGCCGCCATCCAGGAGCTGCGCGGTGGGCGCAAGGTGACCAGCCAAACGGCGGAGGAGCAGTACCAGAGCCTCAACCGCTACGCCATCAACCTCAACGAGCGCGTGCGCCAGGGCAAGATGGACCCCGTAATCGGGCGCGACGAGGAGATTCGGCGGGTGCTCCAGATTCTGAGCCGCCGCACCAAAAACAACCCCGTGCTGCTCGGCGAGCCGGGGGTAGGCAAAACCGCCATTGCCGAGGGCCTGGCCCAGCGCATCGTGGCCGGCGACGTGCCCGAAAACCTGAAAGACAAGGTGTTGATGAGCCTCGACCTGGGCCTGCTAGTCGCAGGGGCCAAGTACAAGGGCGAATTTGAGGAGCGCCTCAAGGCCGTTATCAAGGAAGTGACCGACTCGGAGGGGCAGATTCTGCTCTTTATCGACGAAATCCACACCCTGATTGGGGCCGGCGGCGGCGGCGAGGGCGCGATGGACGCGGCCAACCTACTCAAGCCCGCCCTGGCCCGCGGCGAGCTGCACGCCATCGGCGCGACTACGCTCAAGGAATACCAGAAATACATCGAGAAAGACAAGGCCCTGGAGCGTCGCTTTCAGGCCGTTATCGTGGATGAGCCGAGCGTGCCCGACGCCATCAGCATCCTGCGCGGTATCAAGGAAAAGTACGAGTTGCACCACGGCGTGCGCATCACCGACGACGCCGTGATTGCGGCCGTGGAGCTGAGCAGCCGCTACATCACCGACCGCTTTTTGCCCGACAAGGCCATCGACCTCATGGACGAGGCCGCCGCCAAGCTGCGCATCGAGCTGAATTCCATGCCCGTGGAGCTCGACGAAATCCAGCGCCGCATGATGCAGCTGGAGATTGAGCGCGAGGCCATTCGGCGCGAAGACAACCACGACCGTGAGGCCGTGCTGAGCAAGGAGCTGGCCGAGCTGGGCAGCCAGCGCGACGAGCTGAAGGCCAAGTGGGAAGGCGAAAAATCCGTCCTCACCGGCATCCAGACCGAGAAGGAAAACATCGAGCGCTTCAAAACCGAAGCCGAGCAGGCCGAGCGCCAGGGCGACTATGGCCGCGTAGCCGAGCTGCGCTACAGCAAGATTGCCGAAGCCGAGCAGCGCCTAAAAACCTTGCAGGACGAAGCCAACGCCAACAAAGACGGCGGCGGCATGCTCCAGGAAGTCGTGACCAGTGAGGACATTGCCGAGGTAGTGGCCAAGTGGACGGGCATCCCGGTGAGCAAAATGCTGCAAGCCGACCGCGACAAGCTCCTCAACCTCGAAAACGAGCTGGGCAAGCGCGTGGCCGGCCAGAGCGAAGCCATCGCCGCCATCTCGGATGCCGTGCGCCGCTCGCGCGCCGGCCTGCAAGACCCCAAGCGGCCCATTGGCTCGTTTATCTTCCTGGGTACCACCGGGGTAGGCAAAACCGAGCTGGCCAAGGCGCTGGCTGAATACCTGTTCAACGACGAGAACGCGATGGTACGCATCGACATGAGCGAGTTTCAGGAGCGCCATTCCGTGTCGCGCCTCATCGGGGCACCTCCCGGCTACGTGGGCTACGACGAGGGCGGGCAGCTCACGGAGGCCGTGCGCCGCAAGCCCTACTCGGTGGTGCTGCTCGATGAAATCGAAAAGGCGCACCCCGACGTGTTCAACATCCTGCTGCAAGTGCTTGACGATGGCCGCCTCACCGACAACAAAGGCCGGGTAGCGAACTTCAAGAACACCATCATCATCATGACCTCGAACACGGGGGCCGACATCATTCAGCGCAATTTCAAAGACCTGAACGAGTACAACCACGAGGAAGTGGTGGACCGCACCCGCGACGAAGTAGTGGAGCGCCTGCGCCAGCACATGCGCCCCGAGTTCCTGAACCGCATCGACGAAATTGTGATGTTCCAGCCCCTCAAGCGTAAGGAAATCCGCAAGATTGTCGATATCCAGTTCCGGCAAATCCAGCAGCGCCTGCAAGAGGCCGGCATCAGCCTCGAAGCCACCGATGAGGTGCTCGACTACCTCGGCGAGCAGGGCTTCGACCCGCAATTTGGTGCCCGCCCGCTCAAGCGCGTGTTGCAGCGCGTGATTCTGAACGAACTGAGTAAAGAGATTCTCTCCGGCCGCGTTTCCAAGGATACCGTGGTGGAGGCGGTGTTGGAAGACGGCGCGGTGAAGTTCGAGAACGTGGAGATGCCGGCGGTTTAG